The proteins below come from a single Miscanthus floridulus cultivar M001 chromosome 1, ASM1932011v1, whole genome shotgun sequence genomic window:
- the LOC136462870 gene encoding uncharacterized protein, with translation MAIPNYTYLKLKMPGPNDIITMSSAFLHAFTCDREHYELATTVINSSKLPRLGESLIPVAPDYNQPTSSLAFRPFEETKTVGINLTNPTKTVRIGTQLSAK, from the coding sequence atggcaatccccaactacacctacctcaagctgaagatgccgggaccaaacgaCATCATCACTATGAGCAGCGCATTCttgcacgccttcacgtgcgaccgtgaACACTACGAGCTTGCCACTACGGTCATCAACTCGTCCAAACTCCCGCGGCTTGGGGAGTCGTTGATCCCGGTAGCCCCGGACTATAACCAACCAACTTCCTCGCTGGCCTTCCGTCCGTTCGAAGAAACCAAGACGGTGGGAATCAACCTCACCAACCCTACCAAGACAGttcggatcgggacccagctctcggccaaatag